From one Flavobacterium sp. N502536 genomic stretch:
- a CDS encoding AsmA-like C-terminal region-containing protein, translated as MSANKIKTILLKTAKYLGITFVVIIGLLFLTPIIFEDTIKEQIKKTANEKLSAELNYSDVSVSFFQHFPSLTLTLSDLNLNGSAPYKSEKFITAKEVSFGINVASLVFSKEVKIDQIYLSDSFINVKVNEEGEANYNIYKGSSQDSNPKDSTETALKLERIEILNSKIVYDDKSTKIHFDAFGFDYLGKGDLNKAVFDLYSKAKIEKLNIVYENEPYLMNKKVNADLITKVNVNSLSFYFQQNNLKINDLIVDFIGKFNFLKDGYNMDFVIKSDNSDLHDVFTAFPPKYITWLSKTELKGNTNLLLTLKGDYIAAQNIAPDLNMDVKIDSGFVNYNKSAFPVSNLNLEIKTKVPSLNPDLLMVDAKNLSLNIKQDYLKTKFNVKGVKTPDINADFKAKIDLGKLMQALGIPNIVLKGNLAGDVKANGKFDLKNKLLPVTNGVIDLENGYLKTPYYPNPITDITIKSKVENQKGTFGDLKIKLKPAQFTFEGKPVFVEADLSNFNDLAYDIKAKGELDVNKIYKVFSQKGLDLDGFVKADLVLKGKQSDAEKGNYRKLHNKGTLELRNIGITSEYLPKKFIIKEGIFKINQDKMSFNNFLAAYGQSDFRLNGYLQNVFNYATTNTGVLKGSFKSTSRYINVDEFMSATPTTTSVTEGKTETQPQKQTTQTGVIIIPANLNLQFTANAQKVSFDKLNLLNAVGNLSMNKGKLNMQNTGFNLIGCDVSMNANYQAITPKKANFDYAIKASDFDIKRAYNEIEVFRKMASAAEKAQGIVSLDYQLKGRLNSNMEPVYPSLAGGGTLSIKDVKVRGLKMFSAVSKQTNTESIKNPDLSKVDIKTTIKNNIMTVERFKFKFAGFRPRIEGTTSLDGKLNLKMRLGLPPLGIFGIPLTITGTQDNPKIKVGRKSQNLEETKDTEE; from the coding sequence ATGTCTGCAAATAAAATAAAGACCATTTTACTAAAAACGGCCAAATACCTTGGGATTACTTTTGTTGTCATTATAGGATTACTGTTCCTTACGCCCATTATTTTTGAAGATACAATCAAGGAACAGATTAAAAAAACTGCCAACGAGAAACTTAGCGCAGAACTCAACTATTCTGATGTTTCGGTTTCTTTTTTTCAGCATTTCCCCTCTCTGACTCTAACCTTAAGCGACTTAAACCTTAACGGCTCAGCTCCTTATAAAAGCGAAAAATTCATTACCGCCAAGGAAGTTTCTTTTGGTATAAATGTAGCCAGTCTGGTTTTTAGCAAAGAGGTAAAAATCGATCAGATTTATTTGTCTGATTCTTTTATCAATGTAAAAGTAAACGAAGAAGGAGAAGCCAATTACAACATTTACAAAGGATCTTCGCAGGATTCAAATCCGAAAGACAGCACCGAAACCGCCTTAAAACTGGAACGAATCGAGATTTTAAACAGTAAGATTGTTTACGACGACAAATCGACGAAAATACATTTTGATGCTTTTGGATTTGATTATTTAGGAAAAGGAGATTTAAACAAAGCCGTTTTCGATTTGTATTCGAAAGCAAAAATTGAAAAGTTAAATATCGTTTATGAAAATGAACCTTATTTGATGAACAAAAAGGTAAATGCTGACCTGATCACAAAAGTCAACGTCAACTCCCTGTCCTTTTATTTCCAACAAAATAACCTTAAAATAAACGACCTTATTGTCGACTTTATTGGGAAATTCAACTTCCTGAAAGACGGATACAATATGGATTTTGTGATAAAATCAGACAATAGTGATTTACACGATGTTTTTACTGCCTTCCCTCCAAAATACATTACCTGGCTGTCGAAAACAGAATTGAAAGGAAATACCAACCTGCTTTTAACTTTAAAAGGAGACTATATTGCCGCACAAAATATTGCACCGGATCTTAATATGGATGTGAAAATAGACAGCGGATTTGTTAATTACAACAAAAGCGCTTTCCCGGTTTCTAATCTGAATTTAGAGATCAAAACAAAAGTCCCGTCATTAAATCCGGATCTCCTTATGGTTGACGCCAAAAACCTGTCGTTAAACATCAAGCAAGATTATTTAAAAACGAAATTCAACGTTAAAGGTGTAAAAACACCGGATATCAACGCCGATTTTAAAGCCAAAATTGACCTTGGGAAATTAATGCAGGCACTTGGAATTCCAAACATCGTACTAAAAGGAAACCTGGCAGGAGATGTAAAAGCAAATGGTAAATTTGATTTAAAAAACAAACTTCTTCCGGTTACCAATGGTGTCATTGATCTGGAAAACGGTTATTTAAAAACACCTTATTATCCAAATCCGATTACAGACATCACCATCAAATCTAAGGTTGAGAATCAGAAAGGAACTTTTGGTGACTTAAAAATAAAACTAAAACCCGCTCAATTTACCTTTGAAGGAAAGCCTGTTTTTGTAGAAGCCGATCTTAGCAATTTTAATGATTTAGCTTACGACATCAAAGCAAAAGGAGAACTGGATGTCAACAAAATCTATAAAGTTTTCTCTCAAAAAGGACTAGACTTAGACGGTTTCGTTAAAGCTGATTTGGTTTTAAAAGGCAAACAAAGCGATGCCGAAAAAGGAAATTACCGCAAGCTGCACAACAAAGGAACTCTTGAACTTAGAAATATTGGAATTACCTCTGAGTATCTTCCGAAGAAATTCATCATCAAAGAAGGTATTTTTAAGATCAATCAGGATAAAATGTCCTTCAATAACTTTCTGGCAGCCTACGGCCAATCCGACTTTAGGTTAAATGGTTATTTACAGAACGTTTTTAATTATGCAACGACCAATACCGGCGTCTTAAAAGGTTCTTTCAAATCGACATCGCGCTATATTAATGTGGATGAATTTATGTCGGCTACTCCGACAACTACTTCGGTTACCGAAGGCAAAACAGAAACTCAGCCTCAAAAGCAAACGACACAAACAGGAGTTATTATTATTCCTGCCAATTTAAATCTGCAATTTACAGCGAATGCCCAAAAAGTAAGTTTCGACAAATTGAATCTTTTAAATGCAGTTGGAAATTTAAGCATGAACAAAGGCAAACTGAACATGCAGAATACCGGTTTTAATCTCATTGGATGCGACGTGAGCATGAACGCTAATTATCAAGCGATAACTCCTAAAAAAGCCAATTTTGATTACGCGATTAAAGCTTCTGATTTTGACATTAAAAGAGCCTACAACGAAATTGAAGTTTTTAGAAAAATGGCAAGCGCTGCCGAAAAAGCACAAGGAATTGTTTCTTTAGACTACCAGTTAAAAGGCCGTTTAAACAGCAATATGGAACCGGTTTATCCGTCGCTTGCCGGTGGAGGAACTCTTTCGATAAAAGATGTGAAAGTTAGGGGATTGAAAATGTTTAGTGCGGTAAGCAAACAAACCAATACGGAATCGATAAAAAATCCGGATCTTTCAAAAGTAGACATTAAAACTACGATCAAAAACAATATCATGACCGTAGAACGCTTTAAGTTTAAGTTTGCAGGCTTCCGACCAAGAATCGAAGGCACAACAAGTTTAGACGGAAAACTGAACTTAAAAATGCGTTTAGGCCTTCCTCCTTTAGGAATTTTTGGAATTCCGCTGACCATTACCGGAACTCAGGACAATCCAAAAATAAAAGTGGGAAGAAAATCTCAAAATTTAGAGGAAACAAAAGATACTGAGGAATAA
- a CDS encoding helix-turn-helix domain-containing protein, whose translation MKQSKRGEFYGQTNKTISLEGITLTDTVYTHPKVDWHYHEHAYFTFILQGNVIEGNKKEVYNCAPGSLLFHNWQEPHYNIKPEGFTRGFHLEIEKKWFDSLTMNSDNLQGSATILNPDIKLLMYKIFRATKVDDFHYDLPTQTLLIEILSKLNGDFQSVLHKNPKWVTMIDEILHDQLTETMTLDYLSKTLGIHPIHLSRDFSKYFHCNLGEYIRKLKVEKALSLIALQNKSLTEIAYECGFSDQSHLTRSFREINGLNPSAHKKLLFKK comes from the coding sequence ATGAAACAATCAAAAAGAGGAGAGTTTTACGGCCAGACAAACAAAACGATTTCTCTCGAAGGAATAACGTTAACAGATACCGTATATACACATCCTAAAGTAGATTGGCATTATCACGAGCATGCTTACTTTACCTTTATCCTGCAGGGAAATGTAATTGAAGGAAATAAAAAAGAAGTGTACAATTGCGCCCCCGGAAGCCTCCTTTTTCACAACTGGCAGGAACCACATTACAACATTAAACCGGAAGGTTTCACAAGAGGTTTTCATCTCGAAATCGAAAAGAAATGGTTTGACAGCCTCACCATGAACAGCGACAACCTGCAGGGAAGCGCGACCATCCTGAACCCCGACATCAAACTTTTGATGTATAAAATTTTCAGAGCGACCAAGGTTGACGACTTTCATTATGACCTGCCCACCCAAACGCTATTGATCGAGATTTTATCAAAACTAAATGGCGATTTTCAGTCTGTCTTGCATAAAAACCCCAAATGGGTTACAATGATTGATGAAATTCTTCACGATCAGCTTACCGAAACCATGACACTCGATTATTTGTCGAAAACATTAGGCATACACCCTATTCACCTTTCAAGAGATTTTTCAAAGTATTTTCATTGCAACTTAGGAGAGTACATCCGAAAATTAAAAGTAGAAAAAGCACTATCGCTCATCGCATTACAAAACAAATCGCTAACCGAAATCGCCTACGAATGCGGTTTCTCCGACCAAAGTCATCTCACCCGGTCCTTCAGAGAAATAAACGGACTAAATCCGTCAGCGCATAAAAAATTACTTTTCAAAAAATAA
- a CDS encoding glycosyltransferase family 4 protein: protein MNPVRKLLIIGSVWPEPNSSAAGGRMMQLISIFKDNGFEITFVSAALDSDFMVDLSAFGVDKKSIELNSASFDAFVMELNPNVVLFDRFMMEEQFGWRVTENCPEAIRILDTEDLHCLRAARQNAFKKNRKFELEDLFSEEVAKREIASILRCDLSLIISEFEMNILKEMFRINEELLLYLPFLVEAMSDDALLKLPSFEERKKFVFIGNFFHEPNWNTVQYLKETIWPLIKKDFPEAILEVYGAYPSQKVVQLHQPKNGFYIMGRAEDANEVVKNARVVLAPIRFGAGLKGKLLEAMQCGTPSVTTTIGAEAMHASLPWNGFITDDVSEFVKNAIALYQDESLWKEAQKKGVAIINECYLKDKFSAGLVSVVNSLLMDSKSHRLHNFMGNLLQHHAYRSTMYMSKWIEAKNKN, encoded by the coding sequence ATGAATCCAGTGCGTAAACTTTTAATTATTGGTTCTGTCTGGCCCGAGCCAAATTCGTCTGCTGCCGGAGGAAGAATGATGCAGTTAATTTCCATTTTTAAGGATAATGGATTTGAGATTACATTCGTCAGTGCAGCCCTGGACAGCGATTTTATGGTAGACTTGTCTGCGTTTGGTGTTGATAAAAAAAGTATCGAACTCAATTCGGCCAGTTTTGATGCGTTTGTGATGGAGTTAAATCCAAATGTTGTGTTGTTTGATCGTTTTATGATGGAGGAACAATTTGGGTGGCGTGTGACCGAAAATTGTCCGGAAGCCATCCGGATTCTTGATACAGAAGATTTACATTGTTTGCGTGCAGCAAGGCAAAATGCTTTTAAGAAGAACCGAAAATTTGAACTCGAAGATTTGTTTTCTGAAGAGGTCGCCAAGCGGGAAATTGCCAGTATTTTAAGGTGTGATTTGTCTTTGATTATTTCAGAATTTGAGATGAATATTTTGAAAGAAATGTTCAGAATCAACGAAGAGCTGCTTTTGTATCTCCCTTTTTTAGTAGAGGCAATGTCGGATGATGCCCTTTTGAAATTGCCTTCCTTTGAAGAAAGGAAAAAGTTTGTTTTTATTGGGAATTTCTTTCACGAGCCCAATTGGAACACCGTTCAGTATTTAAAAGAAACCATCTGGCCTTTGATAAAAAAGGATTTTCCGGAAGCTATTTTAGAAGTTTACGGTGCTTATCCGTCGCAAAAAGTAGTACAGCTGCATCAGCCAAAAAACGGGTTTTATATAATGGGCAGGGCAGAAGATGCTAATGAAGTTGTGAAAAATGCAAGGGTTGTTCTGGCGCCTATTCGGTTTGGAGCTGGCTTAAAAGGTAAATTGCTTGAGGCAATGCAATGCGGAACACCTAGTGTAACCACAACCATTGGTGCTGAAGCCATGCACGCCAGCTTACCCTGGAATGGATTTATAACCGATGATGTATCCGAATTTGTTAAAAATGCCATTGCACTTTATCAGGATGAAAGTCTTTGGAAAGAGGCTCAAAAAAAAGGTGTCGCTATTATTAACGAATGTTATCTGAAAGATAAATTTTCAGCTGGATTAGTGTCTGTAGTCAACTCATTGCTGATGGATTCTAAAAGCCATCGTCTGCATAATTTTATGGGGAATTTATTGCAGCATCACGCGTATCGAAGTACGATGTACATGTCGAAATGGATCGAAGCTAAGAATAAGAACTAA
- a CDS encoding tRNA-(ms[2]io[6]A)-hydroxylase, with protein MLGLKLATDPRWVNIVESNIEEILTDHAWCEQKAASNAISLVTYNSELEELVTEMLVIAREELEHLQMVHDIIKKRGLTLGRERKDHYVNELFKFMKKDGSRRDALCDRLLFSAMIEARSCERFKVLSENIKDEELAKFYRDLMISEAGHYTTFLGFARKYTDNIDIDKRWKEWIEFEGSIITNYGKSETVHG; from the coding sequence ATGTTAGGACTAAAATTAGCCACAGACCCCCGCTGGGTCAATATCGTAGAATCAAATATCGAAGAAATTTTGACGGATCATGCCTGGTGCGAACAAAAAGCCGCTTCAAATGCCATCAGCTTAGTTACTTACAATTCTGAATTGGAAGAACTGGTAACCGAAATGCTTGTGATCGCAAGAGAAGAACTGGAGCATTTGCAAATGGTACACGATATCATCAAAAAAAGAGGTTTGACTCTGGGGCGTGAAAGAAAAGATCATTATGTAAATGAACTTTTTAAATTCATGAAAAAAGACGGCAGCCGCAGAGATGCTCTTTGCGATCGTCTGTTGTTTTCGGCTATGATTGAAGCCAGAAGCTGCGAGCGTTTTAAAGTACTTTCAGAAAACATAAAAGACGAAGAACTGGCTAAATTCTACCGTGATTTAATGATTTCTGAAGCCGGACATTACACTACATTTTTAGGTTTTGCAAGAAAATATACCGACAATATAGATATCGATAAACGCTGGAAAGAATGGATTGAATTCGAAGGTTCAATTATTACCAACTACGGAAAAAGTGAGACCGTACACGGATAA